TTGGGTGACGTCGAAGCTGCAGGTCACCAGGTCCCCGTGCACGTTGGGCTTGGACGAGGTGTCCGTCTCGGTCTGGGTCGGCCCCCCGGTGGGGGTGAACTGGAAGGTGAGGTCAAAGGCCTGCGGGATGAACACCGCTGTGCTACCCACCACGTGGGCAGGGGTGAACTCTCCGTTCCCGTTGACGACGACCTGGACCGTCTGCCCGTCGTCGCAGGTTGCTGGGAACGTGAGGCTGTTCTTGGCCCCGCTCGGGTCGGCGGCGGCGCCCTGGGCAAGGGCCGCCATCATCAGGATTCCTAGGGTAAGGGCCACGAAGAGACGTCTTAGCATGCAGGCTCCTCCTCACAGATGCCGTCGCATGTCGAGCCTGGTGTCGAACGGGCCCGGTTTCCCTGGCCCCTGCTAGAAGCCGACAGTGCCGTTCAGCGGTCCAAGGCGACCACCCCCCTCGCCTAGCCAGGCGGCCGGGGTCGGAACGTATCCCTTTGCCAGCCAGACGGGAATCGTCCAATCGCCGTAATTGGCTTGCCTGCTTATTCGAGGCTTCTGTCTGTTCCGGGCTATCAGTCGATTCCGACGGGGCCCAACCCGCTGACCTCTTGCATGCCAGAAACGGCACCCACAGCTCCTCGTTCCAGCCGATACGGCTGTGTAGCTGCGGATATAGTTGTCCGCTCTGTACCGTGATTGACCGCTGCTGACCGCTGGGTCGCGGCCCCACGACGGCCCCGGCAGCATCCCGCTAGGGAGCTTGGCCCCTCCCCAGACTTCGAACGTGCGTTCGATAAGCTATCGCCGTGGGACTTGGCACGACGCCGACCTGGGCCGGCCGATCGCGGCGCCACTCGACCAGTGCGCGGAGCTGCTGAGTGTCGACCTGGCCACCATCCGCGAGCTGGCCGCCAACGTCGAGCCCTAGCATCCGCGCGGACGGCAGCAAGGTCTGGAGCCTCATGCAGCTTGAGCGGCAACTCCGGCAGGAGGACTTGGTCCGCATGCGCACCCAGACCATCAACCGGCTGCACCGGCTGCTGGTCGACCTGGTCCCCGCCGGCGCCGGCCGCAGCCTCACCGCCGACGGTGCCGAAGCGCTGCTTGGCCAGGCGTGTCCGACCGGCGCGCCGGCGGTCACCCGCCGGCAGCTGGCCGGCGACCTGATCGCTGACGTGCGCGACCTGGACCGGCTGATCACGGCGGTGGAGGAGCGCATCAAGACCGCGGTGGTTCAGTCCAAGACGACCCTGGTGGAGCTGTTTGGGGTCGGCCCGGTGCTGGCCGCCAAGCTGCTCGGCGAGATCGGCGACGTGCGCCGGTTCCCGTCCAACCATCACTTCGCCGCCCACACCGGCACCGCCCCGCTCGCGGCCTCCAGCGGCCAGGTGGTCCGCCACCGGCTGTCACGGGCCGGTGACCGCAAGCTCAGCCACGCCCTGCACCTGATGGCGATTGTGCAGATCCGCCATCCCACCAGCGGACAGGCCTACTACCGCCGGAAGCGCGCCGAGGGCAAGTCCCCCAAGGAGGCGCTGCGCTGTCTGAAGCGGCGGCTGTCGGACGCCGTCTACCGGTGCCTGCTCGCTGATCAGCACAACCAGCTGCGCCCAGCCGTCACCACCGGCTAAGCAGGTGGCCGGCGTTGACTGCATGGCCGGAGAGGGCTAGCGTCGCGGCTGGATCGGGCGACGACACGTCAGCTCATCAGCGTGGGAGCCGGCCTCTGTGGTGCTGTTGTCGGGAACCTCGTGGTGATTCGCAGCGACACCCACGAGCCCCGGCCTTCGACATCCCGCACCGCCGACTCCCCGAAGGGGGGAATGCATCCGGATGGTGCGAACTCACGTGCGGCGGTCGCTGCTGGTCGCCCTTGTCGCGGTGCTCGTCACCGCGCTTCCGGCCGCCAGCGCGCTGGCCGCCAACCCAGGCACGACGTCCACCTTCCACAACCAGGTCGACACCTTCGTCGACGTCCTGCCCTGCACGGACATCCCCTACCGGATCACCACGGTGTCCAACGGGGTCGAGCACTTCCAGCTCAGG
This Actinomycetes bacterium DNA region includes the following protein-coding sequences:
- a CDS encoding transposase, which encodes MRTQTINRLHRLLVDLVPAGAGRSLTADGAEALLGQACPTGAPAVTRRQLAGDLIADVRDLDRLITAVEERIKTAVVQSKTTLVELFGVGPVLAAKLLGEIGDVRRFPSNHHFAAHTGTAPLAASSGQVVRHRLSRAGDRKLSHALHLMAIVQIRHPTSGQAYYRRKRAEGKSPKEALRCLKRRLSDAVYRCLLADQHNQLRPAVTTG